Proteins from a single region of Sphingomonas morindae:
- a CDS encoding peptidase S14, with translation MASPAPLPPESFQRPAILLAGAVDYALYERFRSQLDQAPAEGLVVVELTTLGGDPEVARMMGEDIRFHSALAPARRLVFLGKAAIYSAGTTFMSFFARENRYLTRGTRLMVHERQLTRTLSISGPLTTCGASVRAVLHEIEASIAIQEEGFANLVAGSSVSLEEAIERAASNWYIEAAEAQALGLIAAVV, from the coding sequence ATGGCCAGCCCTGCCCCGCTTCCGCCCGAGTCCTTTCAGCGCCCTGCCATCCTGCTTGCGGGCGCGGTGGATTATGCGCTGTACGAGCGCTTCCGCAGCCAGCTCGATCAGGCCCCCGCCGAAGGGCTGGTGGTGGTGGAGCTGACGACGCTGGGTGGCGATCCGGAAGTGGCGCGGATGATGGGCGAGGATATCCGCTTCCATTCCGCGCTCGCGCCCGCGCGCCGGCTGGTGTTCCTCGGCAAGGCCGCGATCTATTCCGCCGGCACCACCTTCATGAGCTTCTTCGCGCGGGAGAACCGCTATCTGACGCGGGGCACGCGGCTGATGGTGCATGAGCGCCAGCTGACGCGCACCCTCTCCATCTCCGGTCCGCTCACCACCTGCGGCGCCAGCGTGCGCGCGGTGCTGCACGAGATCGAGGCCTCGATCGCGATCCAGGAAGAGGGGTTCGCCAATCTCGTCGCCGGCTCGTCCGTCTCGCTCGAGGAGGCGATCGAGCGGGCGGCGAGCAACTGGTATATCGAAGCCGCCGAGGCCCAGGCGCTGGGGCTGATCGCGGCCGTGGTGTAG
- a CDS encoding response regulator transcription factor, whose protein sequence is MTDYVYIVDDDSTIREELSEALSDADRVVRSFADGQSLLAELGGLEPGCILLDLAMPGLDGLAVQRALVACGAPHEVIMLTGAGNVGAAVAAMRAGASDFLEKPFSGRALMAAIEASLARIAANGKARAASDRAAALISRLSPREHDVLVGLVEGAPNKIVAYNLGLSIRTVEVYRAHAMAKLGVKSLTDATRIALAAGLIEPNLPAFS, encoded by the coding sequence ATGACCGACTATGTGTATATTGTCGATGACGATTCCACGATCCGCGAGGAGCTGAGCGAGGCGCTCAGCGATGCCGATCGCGTCGTTCGCAGCTTTGCCGACGGCCAGTCTCTGCTCGCCGAGCTTGGCGGGCTCGAGCCGGGCTGCATCCTGCTCGATCTCGCCATGCCCGGGCTCGATGGCCTGGCGGTGCAGCGCGCGCTCGTCGCTTGCGGCGCCCCGCACGAGGTGATCATGCTCACCGGCGCCGGCAATGTCGGCGCCGCCGTCGCGGCGATGCGCGCGGGCGCCAGCGATTTTCTGGAGAAGCCCTTTTCCGGGCGCGCGCTGATGGCCGCGATCGAGGCCTCGCTGGCGCGGATCGCCGCCAACGGCAAGGCGCGCGCCGCCTCCGACCGGGCCGCCGCGCTCATCTCCCGCCTCTCCCCGCGCGAGCATGACGTGCTGGTCGGGCTGGTCGAGGGGGCGCCGAACAAGATCGTCGCCTATAATCTCGGCCTCAGCATCCGCACGGTCGAGGTGTATCGCGCCCACGCCATGGCCAAGCTCGGCGTCAAGAGCCTGACCGACGCCACCCGCATCGCGCTCGCCGCCGGTCTGATCGAGCCGAACCTCCCCGCATTCTCGTAA